Proteins from a genomic interval of Desulfovibrio piger:
- a CDS encoding DMT family transporter yields the protein MPLLALTAALWGAQPLLVKITMRELNPSTMTAVRYLLMSITFFALMRWRGLPLLPPLRLMPALLLMGITGVALNNIAQFTGLQLSTVSNATLIATTTPAVTALVALIFLRERLLPIELLGILLSVAGALFLVSKGQMDVLLHISFNKGDLLFFTAQLGWAVYSLTGFRVMRHLPPLTTTAWAGLFGTAGTFIYAALTGQLDVHSVGGTTLACMVYIVWIGGVCAMIFWNMGVKVVGAGQAAIFLNIMPLVGVVLGVTLLGEDFAFREAFGAVGILGGVYILTHSRQIMRRMDQRLIRRARELAAARRQAAEKESRRD from the coding sequence GTGCCCCTGCTGGCCCTGACGGCCGCCCTGTGGGGCGCCCAGCCGCTGCTGGTCAAGATCACCATGCGGGAGCTGAACCCGTCCACCATGACCGCAGTGCGTTATCTGCTCATGAGCATCACCTTTTTCGCGCTCATGCGCTGGCGGGGGCTGCCGCTCCTGCCGCCGCTGCGCCTGATGCCGGCCCTGCTGCTCATGGGCATCACCGGTGTGGCGCTCAACAATATCGCCCAGTTCACCGGTCTGCAGCTCTCCACGGTCAGCAATGCCACTCTCATCGCCACGACCACTCCGGCCGTGACGGCGCTGGTGGCCCTGATCTTCCTGCGCGAGCGCCTGCTGCCCATCGAACTGCTGGGGATCCTGCTTTCCGTGGCCGGGGCGCTGTTCCTCGTCAGCAAGGGACAGATGGACGTATTGCTGCATATCTCCTTCAACAAGGGGGATCTGCTGTTCTTCACCGCCCAGCTGGGCTGGGCCGTCTATTCCCTGACGGGCTTCCGCGTCATGCGCCATCTTCCGCCCCTGACGACCACGGCCTGGGCCGGGCTGTTCGGGACGGCGGGCACCTTCATCTACGCCGCGCTGACCGGCCAGCTGGACGTGCACAGCGTGGGCGGCACGACCCTGGCCTGTATGGTCTATATCGTCTGGATCGGCGGCGTGTGCGCCATGATCTTCTGGAACATGGGGGTCAAGGTGGTGGGGGCAGGGCAGGCGGCCATCTTCCTCAACATCATGCCGCTGGTGGGCGTTGTCCTGGGCGTGACCCTGCTGGGAGAGGACTTTGCTTTCCGCGAGGCCTTCGGCGCCGTGGGCATCCTGGGCGGGGTGTACATCCTGACGCACAGCCGCCAGATCATGCGGCGCATGGACCAGCGCCTGATCCGGCGTGCCCGGGAGCTGGCGGCCGCCCGCCGGCAGGCTGCGGAAAAGGAATCCCGCCGGGACTGA
- a CDS encoding glycosyltransferase family 2 protein, translated as MQTEKKGNRIAVLIPCYNEALTIGNVVRDYRQALPDADIYVYDNNSTDETARLAREAGAIVRPEPRQGKGNVVRTMFRDIEADCYLMVDGDDTYPASQAAALCAPVLEGRADMVIGDRLSSTYFTENKRPFHNCGNMLVRRCINMFWKRGRQIEDVMTGMRAMSPLFVKSFPILSQGFEIETEMTIFSLANNFRIASMPIQYRDRPEGSFSKLSTFRDGFRVLKTIAVLFKDYRPLLVFWSVACLLALLSLGLFLPVLGEYMSSGLVPRFPTVIVSGFCMLAALLSFVAGLTLDCQRKRARQAFEIQLNVLSLLLRQGRTGMPSGGNRPEQDPQA; from the coding sequence ATGCAGACTGAGAAGAAAGGCAACAGGATCGCGGTCCTGATCCCCTGCTATAACGAGGCGCTGACCATCGGGAACGTGGTCAGGGATTACCGTCAGGCCCTGCCGGATGCCGATATCTATGTCTATGACAACAATTCCACCGACGAAACGGCCCGTCTGGCCCGTGAGGCCGGTGCCATCGTGCGCCCCGAGCCCCGTCAGGGCAAGGGCAACGTGGTGCGGACCATGTTCCGTGACATCGAGGCGGACTGTTATCTGATGGTGGACGGGGACGACACCTATCCGGCTTCGCAGGCGGCGGCCCTGTGCGCGCCCGTGCTGGAAGGACGTGCGGACATGGTCATCGGCGACCGGCTGTCCTCCACCTACTTCACGGAGAACAAGCGCCCATTCCACAACTGCGGCAACATGCTGGTGCGCCGCTGCATCAACATGTTCTGGAAGCGCGGCCGGCAGATCGAGGACGTCATGACGGGCATGCGGGCCATGTCGCCCCTGTTCGTCAAATCCTTCCCCATCCTTTCGCAGGGCTTCGAGATAGAGACGGAGATGACCATCTTTTCCCTGGCCAACAATTTCCGCATCGCCTCCATGCCCATCCAGTACCGCGACCGGCCGGAAGGGAGTTTTTCCAAGCTGAGCACGTTCCGGGACGGCTTCCGCGTCCTGAAGACCATCGCCGTCCTGTTCAAGGATTACCGTCCCCTGCTGGTCTTCTGGTCGGTGGCCTGTCTGCTGGCCCTGCTTTCTCTGGGGCTGTTCCTGCCTGTGCTGGGCGAATACATGTCCAGCGGGCTCGTACCCCGCTTCCCGACCGTGATCGTGTCCGGATTCTGCATGCTGGCGGCTTTGCTGAGCTTTGTTGCCGGCCTGACCCTGGACTGCCAGCGCAAGCGGGCCCGGCAGGCCTTCGAGATCCAGCTCAATGTGCTGTCATTGCTGCTGCGGCAGGGCAGGACAGGCATGCCCTCCGGCGGGAACAGGCCGGAGCAAGACCCTCAGGCGTAA
- the tnpA gene encoding IS200/IS605 family transposase, with the protein MGTKAHSLAHTKWLCKYHIVFTPKYRRKIIFAQLRESIKEILQCLCKYKGVEILEGHLMPDHVHMLVSIPPKISVANFMGYLKGKSSLMIFDKHANLKYKFGNRKFWAEGYYVSTVGLNEATIKKYIQDQERHDIMRDKLTSREYQDPFKG; encoded by the coding sequence ATGGGAACCAAGGCTCATAGCCTAGCGCATACGAAATGGTTGTGCAAGTATCATATCGTCTTTACTCCAAAATATAGAAGAAAAATAATCTTCGCACAGCTCCGTGAAAGTATAAAAGAAATTCTGCAATGCCTCTGCAAATATAAAGGGGTTGAGATTCTGGAAGGGCATCTGATGCCGGATCATGTCCACATGCTGGTGTCCATTCCTCCTAAAATCAGTGTGGCAAATTTCATGGGCTACCTGAAAGGGAAAAGTTCGTTGATGATATTCGATAAGCACGCAAACCTTAAATATAAGTTTGGCAACAGAAAATTTTGGGCCGAAGGATATTATGTCAGTACGGTGGGGCTTAATGAGGCAACGATCAAAAAATATATCCAGGATCAGGAACGTCACGACATTATGAGAGACAAGCTGACATCACGCGAATATCAAGACCCCTTTAAGGGGTAG
- a CDS encoding GtrA family protein, with product MSLASRGAEFFRFCIVGGLTFLVDYGLLFLLTSVLDVHYLWSSAWAFIVAVIVNYYLCVFFVFHQAARSFARQVVFVGSSLAGLGINQVCMWLLVDKLALHYMLAKVVATGVVMIWNYIMKRKALS from the coding sequence ATGTCCCTTGCCAGCCGTGGCGCGGAATTTTTCCGCTTCTGCATCGTGGGCGGTCTGACCTTTCTGGTGGACTACGGCCTGCTGTTCCTGCTGACCAGCGTGCTGGACGTCCATTACCTCTGGTCGTCCGCCTGGGCCTTCATCGTGGCCGTCATCGTCAATTACTACCTTTGCGTGTTCTTCGTCTTCCATCAGGCGGCACGCAGCTTTGCCCGGCAGGTGGTCTTCGTGGGATCGAGCCTGGCCGGTCTGGGCATCAACCAGGTCTGCATGTGGCTGCTGGTGGACAAGCTGGCCCTGCACTACATGCTGGCCAAGGTCGTGGCCACGGGCGTGGTCATGATCTGGAACTACATCATGAAGCGCAAGGCCCTCAGCTGA
- a CDS encoding AAA family ATPase: MRLLSFHADGFGILAQTGAEDLGPGINIFLGDNEAGKSTCLAFLRAMLTGYPSGRKERQAGQPLRGGQAGGSLTLESGLHGLLHLHRRPGPGSGRLQLTGPDGAPVPESLLEQLFRGIDRQVYSNVFGFSLGELQRFESLDDEAVRHALYGASFGTGLRSPADVLRALQQQADAIYRPQGRKLPLNVQAGCWQELRARIRQADARSGSYDALCAQWQQRKQDLEDLRRRKTELETALRRTERRLSVWEQWREWHLLGMRLERLSGLPQDFPPQGRERLARLREREEEGRHALQGLREQCARTREQLRELCPDQALVAALPRLRVLTEQTSTYRQALTDLPLARLRKEQIARRMQEELSRLGPDWDCARIRATDRSVFGREEVERQAATLATCTTALQMARQREDEAAAALAQAEETHQAHLQRLEALPDRQPPLDGGQQRHLQRLLENWQEKQGDLPRWQRRQQRAREAFSRACAPLRLDENDLAGPERLLRHRDEALSLASRLDHLTERLRSLREQQDHARQEQDKLQQRETALVQAIDRHPALEQEALDRFAAAVRHCRTLRSGIAAETVRQEGLSQQAQQLERPLTGGSLPLLCMGIVLLLPGLVLLLAGQWAPELLPWPGLAASPWAGGLAAVCGLALLAGGLPHAGKAERHRREEAARIRQLLEESTGRLREQQHRLARLPLPRTMNNDIPDADELESCLEKQQAARRQLDQLLQEHDSLRQELRRVRQTLARLAEQEQELLAAIQDGENRWQAMLPAATATAFAPAAAGLLFERAASAATLAEALRAAGDDAGHATSSLQQTEQALRDLLALLPPDAACPSLPEAVRRGLALCREAEEARAGHSQAAAEAATSAGLLERCRKVLEDSRCRTQEAALRLETARTAWTGGLHSLGLPEDLTPGTVHAALDGMESCLRLEEELQQEDSRLQRLHGETEALRAPLAALLEETGRPVPPQDADWLRHLEMLGEAAEDARHRAAEQARLRQLLDEQETACRRAASDLDNIRTDLAALLHQGGARDDGDFLQTAALLEERHRTEQRRLLLEDSLRLVAGTQPLEAFLASFREEAREEEEQVCAGQQHLLEGLRQEEDTLAEEVAALGVRVEAMRQDGTLADLLQQEADQREELQRQARAWCRLRLAHALLHRAKLAFEKERQPRVIRRAAAIFRDITAGAWQDVGAVVGDSSLRVMPPQGEPVSPEQLSRGTQEQLYLALRLAYIQDHAAQASPLPVIMDDVLVDFDPGRARRTARILGDLSLGRYGPRQQILFFTCHPHTAALLREVQPSAPLFLLDKGQLRPAGPEGAEEVPLRP; the protein is encoded by the coding sequence ATGCGCCTGCTCTCGTTCCATGCAGACGGTTTCGGCATCCTTGCCCAAACGGGCGCCGAGGACCTCGGCCCGGGCATCAACATTTTTCTGGGCGACAACGAAGCCGGCAAATCCACCTGTCTGGCCTTCCTGCGGGCCATGCTCACCGGCTATCCCTCCGGGCGCAAGGAACGTCAGGCCGGCCAGCCCCTGCGCGGCGGACAGGCCGGGGGCAGCCTGACGCTGGAAAGCGGCCTCCACGGCCTGCTGCATCTGCATCGCCGCCCCGGCCCGGGCAGCGGCCGTTTGCAGCTCACCGGCCCCGACGGGGCCCCTGTGCCGGAAAGCCTGCTGGAGCAGCTCTTCCGGGGCATCGACCGTCAGGTCTACAGCAATGTTTTCGGCTTCAGTCTGGGGGAATTGCAGCGCTTCGAGAGCCTGGACGACGAGGCCGTGCGCCATGCCCTCTACGGGGCCAGCTTCGGCACGGGCCTGCGTTCCCCGGCCGATGTGCTGCGCGCCCTGCAACAGCAGGCCGACGCCATTTATCGCCCGCAAGGACGCAAGCTGCCCCTCAACGTCCAGGCAGGCTGCTGGCAGGAGCTGCGGGCCCGCATCCGTCAGGCCGATGCCCGGAGCGGCAGCTACGACGCCCTGTGCGCCCAGTGGCAGCAGCGCAAGCAGGATCTCGAAGACCTCCGCCGCCGCAAGACGGAGCTGGAGACCGCCCTGCGCCGTACGGAACGGCGCCTCTCGGTCTGGGAGCAGTGGCGGGAGTGGCATCTGCTGGGGATGCGGCTGGAGCGTCTTTCCGGCCTGCCGCAGGATTTCCCGCCGCAGGGGCGCGAGCGTCTGGCCCGTCTGCGCGAACGGGAGGAGGAGGGCCGGCATGCCCTGCAGGGCCTTCGGGAACAGTGCGCGCGCACACGCGAACAGCTCCGGGAGCTGTGCCCGGATCAGGCCCTTGTGGCGGCCCTGCCCCGTCTGCGCGTCCTGACGGAACAGACCTCCACCTACCGGCAAGCCCTGACCGACCTGCCGCTGGCGCGTCTGCGCAAGGAACAGATCGCCCGCCGTATGCAGGAAGAACTTTCCCGTCTGGGCCCTGACTGGGATTGCGCCCGCATCCGTGCCACGGACCGCTCTGTCTTCGGCCGGGAGGAAGTGGAACGGCAGGCCGCCACACTGGCGACCTGTACGACGGCCCTCCAGATGGCCCGCCAGCGGGAAGACGAGGCTGCCGCCGCGCTGGCACAGGCTGAGGAGACCCACCAGGCACACCTGCAACGTCTGGAGGCCCTGCCCGACCGCCAGCCGCCTCTGGACGGCGGCCAACAACGCCACCTGCAACGCCTTCTGGAAAACTGGCAGGAAAAACAGGGGGACCTCCCCCGCTGGCAGCGACGGCAGCAACGGGCCCGGGAAGCCTTTTCACGCGCCTGCGCGCCGCTGCGCCTGGACGAAAACGACCTTGCCGGGCCGGAGCGGCTGCTCCGCCACAGGGACGAGGCCCTCTCGCTGGCCTCCCGCCTCGACCATCTGACAGAGCGCTTGCGCAGCCTGCGGGAACAGCAGGACCACGCACGGCAGGAGCAGGACAAGCTGCAACAGCGCGAGACGGCCCTTGTCCAGGCCATCGACCGGCATCCGGCCCTGGAGCAGGAAGCCCTGGATCGTTTTGCTGCCGCCGTGCGGCATTGCCGTACGCTCCGCTCCGGGATCGCCGCCGAGACGGTCCGGCAGGAAGGGCTTTCACAACAGGCCCAACAGCTGGAGCGTCCTCTGACAGGCGGCAGCCTGCCCCTGCTCTGCATGGGCATCGTGCTCCTGCTCCCCGGTCTGGTCCTTCTGCTGGCCGGACAGTGGGCCCCGGAGCTGCTCCCCTGGCCCGGGCTGGCGGCCTCGCCCTGGGCAGGCGGGCTGGCAGCGGTCTGCGGTCTTGCCCTGCTGGCAGGCGGCCTGCCCCATGCCGGGAAGGCGGAACGCCATCGCCGGGAAGAAGCGGCGCGCATCCGGCAGCTGCTGGAAGAAAGCACAGGACGCCTGCGGGAACAGCAGCACCGCCTTGCCCGTCTGCCCCTGCCGCGCACCATGAACAACGACATCCCGGATGCCGATGAACTGGAAAGCTGTCTGGAAAAACAGCAGGCCGCGCGCCGTCAGCTGGATCAGCTCCTGCAGGAACACGACAGCCTGCGGCAGGAATTGAGGCGCGTCAGGCAAACGCTGGCCCGACTGGCCGAGCAGGAGCAGGAACTCCTTGCCGCCATACAGGACGGGGAGAACCGCTGGCAGGCCATGCTGCCCGCAGCCACGGCGACGGCCTTTGCCCCGGCAGCGGCAGGGCTGCTTTTCGAGCGGGCAGCCTCCGCCGCCACACTGGCGGAGGCACTGCGCGCAGCCGGGGACGATGCCGGGCATGCGACCTCTTCCCTGCAACAGACGGAACAGGCCTTGCGCGACCTGCTGGCCCTGCTCCCTCCCGATGCCGCCTGCCCCAGCCTGCCGGAGGCTGTCCGCCGCGGCCTTGCCCTTTGCCGGGAAGCGGAAGAGGCCCGTGCCGGACATTCGCAGGCCGCTGCCGAGGCCGCGACCAGTGCCGGGCTGCTGGAACGCTGCCGCAAGGTACTGGAGGACAGCCGTTGCCGCACGCAGGAAGCGGCCCTCCGGCTGGAGACGGCCCGGACCGCCTGGACCGGTGGCCTGCATTCGCTGGGCCTGCCGGAAGACCTGACGCCGGGGACCGTCCACGCGGCCCTGGACGGGATGGAGAGCTGTTTGCGCCTCGAAGAAGAGCTGCAACAGGAAGATTCGCGCCTGCAACGTCTGCACGGCGAAACAGAAGCCCTGCGGGCACCGCTGGCCGCCCTGCTGGAAGAGACGGGACGCCCCGTACCGCCGCAGGATGCCGACTGGCTCCGGCATCTGGAAATGCTGGGCGAGGCGGCGGAGGACGCCCGCCACCGTGCCGCAGAGCAGGCCCGCCTGCGCCAGCTGCTGGATGAGCAGGAAACGGCCTGCCGCCGTGCGGCAAGCGATCTGGACAACATCCGTACCGATCTGGCGGCCCTGCTGCATCAGGGCGGAGCCCGGGACGACGGGGATTTTTTGCAAACGGCCGCCCTGCTGGAAGAACGGCACCGGACGGAGCAGCGTCGCCTGCTGCTGGAAGACAGCCTGCGCCTGGTGGCCGGGACGCAGCCGCTGGAAGCGTTTTTGGCTTCTTTCCGGGAAGAGGCCCGGGAGGAAGAGGAACAGGTCTGCGCAGGGCAGCAGCATCTTCTGGAAGGATTGCGTCAGGAAGAGGACACGCTGGCGGAAGAAGTCGCCGCTCTGGGCGTGCGCGTGGAGGCCATGCGGCAGGACGGGACCCTGGCCGACCTGTTGCAGCAGGAAGCCGACCAGCGGGAAGAGCTGCAACGGCAGGCCCGTGCCTGGTGCCGCCTGCGTCTGGCCCATGCTCTGCTCCACCGGGCAAAACTGGCCTTTGAGAAGGAACGCCAGCCCCGTGTCATCCGCCGGGCCGCGGCCATATTCCGGGACATCACCGCCGGTGCATGGCAGGACGTGGGCGCCGTCGTGGGCGATTCCAGCCTGCGGGTCATGCCGCCGCAGGGCGAGCCCGTCAGCCCGGAGCAGCTGAGCCGGGGCACCCAGGAGCAGCTTTATCTGGCCCTGCGTCTGGCCTACATCCAGGATCACGCGGCGCAGGCCAGCCCCCTGCCGGTCATCATGGACGATGTGCTGGTGGACTTCGATCCCGGCCGGGCACGGCGCACGGCCCGTATCCTGGGGGACCTCAGCCTGGGAAGATACGGCCCCCGGCAGCAGATCCTCTTCTTCACCTGCCATCCCCATACGGCGGCCCTGCTGCGGGAGGTCCAGCCCTCCGCCCCCCTCTTCCTGCTGGACAAGGGGCAGCTCCGCCCCGCCGGGCCGGAGGGAGCTGAAGAAGTCCCCCTACGTCCCTGA
- a CDS encoding metallophosphoesterase family protein has product MNSLRYIHAADLHLDTPFLGLSRTDAGEALQAQLRDATFTALQRLFDQCERLRPDFLVLAGDIYNQEEHSVKAQLALRDGCVRLQACGIPVFWAHGNHDPLDSRLKTVDWPDNVTIFGPEPEQHVLYRDGAPLAVIHGISHARIREARNLALLFHRQPETDCFQLGVLHCSVEGSPTQDRYAPCSLDDLRAAGLDAWALGHVHERRILARHPFIAYPGNAQGLHINEGGPRGCLLVTAEACDGAFSCREEFLPLGPVQWQRPVIGLDAVEQLDAVEDRLLEALTTVTEKADASCTLMVVRLCLQGRTPLDSLLRRPETCRDLRERLHQAPLPLPVHIKDLCVETAPAVDMAACLQRQDLLGEALRLAEGLEQQPEALAAFAEEELAPLFRHCPAGMLDMPEGEDLQDLLDEARYLCLDMLEGK; this is encoded by the coding sequence ATGAACAGCCTCCGATACATCCATGCCGCCGACCTGCATCTGGACACCCCCTTCCTGGGCCTGAGCCGTACCGATGCCGGAGAGGCCCTGCAAGCGCAGCTGCGCGACGCCACCTTCACGGCACTGCAACGCCTGTTCGACCAGTGCGAGCGCCTGCGGCCGGACTTTCTCGTCCTGGCCGGGGACATCTACAACCAGGAAGAGCACAGCGTCAAAGCCCAGCTGGCCCTGCGCGACGGCTGTGTGCGCCTGCAGGCCTGCGGCATCCCGGTCTTCTGGGCCCACGGCAACCATGACCCGCTGGACTCGCGGCTGAAGACCGTGGACTGGCCCGACAACGTGACCATCTTCGGCCCGGAGCCCGAACAGCATGTGCTGTACCGGGACGGGGCTCCCCTTGCCGTGATCCACGGCATCAGCCATGCCCGCATCAGGGAGGCCCGCAACCTGGCCCTCCTCTTCCACCGCCAGCCGGAGACGGATTGCTTCCAGCTGGGCGTGCTGCATTGCAGCGTGGAAGGCAGCCCCACGCAGGACAGGTACGCCCCCTGCTCGCTGGACGATCTGCGCGCCGCCGGTCTGGATGCCTGGGCCCTGGGCCATGTGCACGAACGCCGCATTCTGGCGCGCCATCCCTTCATCGCCTATCCCGGCAATGCCCAGGGACTCCACATCAATGAAGGCGGCCCGCGCGGCTGTCTGCTGGTCACTGCCGAGGCCTGCGACGGTGCTTTCTCCTGCCGGGAAGAGTTCCTGCCGCTGGGGCCGGTACAATGGCAGCGTCCGGTCATCGGTCTGGACGCCGTGGAACAGCTCGACGCCGTAGAGGACAGGTTGCTGGAGGCCCTGACCACGGTCACGGAAAAGGCTGACGCATCCTGCACGCTCATGGTCGTGCGCCTGTGCCTGCAGGGGCGCACCCCGCTGGACAGCCTGCTGCGCCGCCCGGAGACCTGCCGCGACCTGCGGGAGCGCCTTCATCAGGCTCCCCTGCCTCTGCCTGTCCATATCAAGGATCTGTGTGTGGAGACGGCCCCCGCTGTGGATATGGCCGCCTGCCTGCAACGCCAGGATCTGCTGGGCGAGGCCCTGCGTCTGGCGGAAGGGCTCGAGCAGCAGCCCGAAGCGCTGGCCGCCTTTGCCGAAGAAGAGCTGGCGCCCCTGTTCCGGCACTGCCCCGCCGGGATGCTCGACATGCCGGAAGGGGAAGATCTCCAGGACCTGCTGGACGAAGCCCGCTATCTCTGCCTGGACATGCTGGAGGGGAAGTGA
- a CDS encoding glycosyltransferase family protein: MARILYGIHGTGHGHAMRGLTIARRLGAHEFLFVANDDAPKILEPEFRVHRIPNLGTVFRNYQVDVGATVRKAIPLLWHRQRYVDEVLRLIDQFKPDVCMTDLEYFVPRAAEKAGLHCLTLDHQHVITCCRHGWLPPRMWWDHLLQGITPRYLFRPTEQNLLVSFYAPPVQPRYHARVVPPILRESVLRLNPRDDGHVVVYQSNSTHRKLVDFLLQATDRPCYVFGYDRTEGREGNVIFMKKSEEGFLKLLEGCSYVIQGGGHTLMTEALHLGKPILSLPLKAMVEQCFNALYLERLNYGMQADMMTLEPALLRRFEERLPEFRASIARGHFCGNDLVFGLVDTFIRTGTLPVSGTPKVVE, translated from the coding sequence ATGGCGCGAATCCTTTACGGCATCCACGGGACAGGGCATGGCCATGCCATGCGCGGGCTGACCATCGCCCGCCGTCTGGGCGCACACGAATTTCTGTTCGTGGCCAATGACGACGCCCCCAAGATACTGGAGCCCGAATTCCGGGTGCACCGCATCCCCAATCTGGGCACGGTGTTCCGCAACTATCAGGTGGATGTGGGCGCTACGGTGCGCAAGGCCATCCCGCTGCTCTGGCACCGTCAGCGCTATGTGGATGAAGTGCTGCGCCTTATCGACCAGTTCAAGCCCGATGTCTGCATGACGGACCTGGAATATTTCGTGCCGCGTGCGGCCGAGAAGGCCGGGCTGCACTGCCTGACCCTCGACCATCAGCACGTCATCACCTGCTGTCGCCACGGCTGGCTGCCGCCGCGCATGTGGTGGGATCACCTGCTGCAGGGCATAACGCCCCGCTACCTGTTCCGGCCCACGGAGCAGAACCTGCTGGTCTCCTTCTATGCGCCGCCGGTGCAGCCCCGCTACCACGCCCGCGTGGTACCCCCCATCCTGCGCGAAAGCGTGCTGCGCCTCAATCCCCGTGATGACGGCCATGTGGTGGTCTACCAGAGCAATTCCACGCACCGCAAGCTGGTGGACTTTTTGCTCCAGGCCACGGACCGCCCCTGCTATGTCTTCGGCTATGACCGGACGGAAGGCCGCGAGGGCAACGTCATCTTCATGAAGAAGAGCGAAGAGGGGTTCCTCAAGCTGCTGGAAGGCTGTTCCTACGTCATCCAGGGCGGCGGCCATACCCTGATGACCGAGGCCCTGCACTTGGGCAAGCCCATCCTGAGCCTGCCGCTCAAGGCCATGGTGGAACAGTGTTTCAACGCCCTGTACCTCGAACGTCTGAACTACGGCATGCAGGCCGACATGATGACCCTGGAGCCCGCCTTGCTGCGCCGCTTCGAGGAACGCCTGCCCGAGTTCCGGGCCTCCATCGCGCGCGGGCATTTCTGCGGCAACGATCTGGTCTTCGGCCTGGTGGATACCTTCATCCGCACCGGTACCCTGCCGGTATCGGGCACGCCGAAGGTGGTGGAGTAG
- a CDS encoding ABC transporter ATP-binding protein, with the protein MLEVKGIDTYYGNIQALRDVSLRVDDGEIVTLIGANGAGKSTTLMTICGINRPRKGEILWNGEPIHELPPHEIVRLGISQVPEGRLIFPDLSVRENLDLGAFLRNDMQGIKEDMDYVFDLFPILAQRRKQTGGTLSGGEQQMLAISRALMARPKLLLLDEPSLGLAPIIIQQIFQIIQRVNANGTTVFLVEQNANQALRIAHRGYVMENGRIVTSDSAENLLKSEDVRSAYLGM; encoded by the coding sequence ATGCTTGAAGTCAAGGGCATTGATACCTACTACGGCAACATCCAGGCCCTGCGCGACGTTTCCCTGCGCGTGGATGACGGCGAGATCGTGACCCTCATCGGTGCCAACGGCGCCGGCAAGTCCACCACGCTCATGACCATCTGCGGCATCAACCGGCCGCGCAAGGGCGAGATCCTCTGGAACGGCGAGCCCATCCACGAGCTGCCCCCGCACGAGATCGTCCGCCTGGGCATCTCGCAGGTGCCCGAAGGCCGCCTCATCTTCCCCGACCTGAGCGTGCGCGAGAACCTCGACCTGGGCGCCTTCCTGCGCAACGACATGCAGGGCATCAAGGAAGACATGGACTATGTGTTCGACCTCTTCCCCATCCTGGCCCAGCGCCGCAAGCAGACCGGCGGCACCCTGTCCGGTGGCGAACAGCAGATGCTGGCCATCAGCCGCGCCCTCATGGCCCGGCCCAAGCTGCTCCTGCTGGACGAGCCCTCGCTGGGCCTTGCGCCCATCATCATCCAGCAGATCTTCCAGATCATCCAGCGCGTCAACGCCAACGGCACCACGGTCTTCCTGGTGGAACAGAACGCCAACCAGGCCCTGCGCATCGCCCACCGCGGCTATGTGATGGAGAACGGCCGTATCGTCACCAGCGACAGCGCCGAGAACCTGCTCAAGAGCGAGGACGTGCGTTCCGCCTATCTGGGCATGTAA
- a CDS encoding ABC transporter ATP-binding protein, translating to MKPVLEVKGLTRDFGGLRALNELDLTVNEGEIVALIGPNGAGKTTFFNCVTGIYKPTEGTVHLYGANGEKHLLNGRKPHLITALGMARTFQNIRLFSDMTVLENVMIGRHCRTKAGIWGALTRNPATRREEQESIDISYSLLETVHLQDLWNEKACNLAYGAQRRLEIARALATEPRMLLLDEPAAGMNPQETNELKDLVLQIRADRDLSILLIEHDMGMVMSLSDHIYVMEYGSRIAAGTPAEVRSNPRVIQAYLGESEDA from the coding sequence ATGAAACCCGTCCTTGAAGTCAAGGGCCTGACGCGTGACTTCGGCGGTCTGCGCGCCCTCAACGAGCTGGACCTGACCGTCAACGAAGGCGAGATCGTGGCCCTCATCGGCCCCAACGGCGCCGGCAAGACCACCTTCTTCAACTGCGTCACCGGCATCTACAAGCCCACGGAAGGCACCGTGCACCTGTACGGCGCCAACGGCGAGAAGCATCTGCTCAACGGGCGCAAGCCCCACCTCATCACGGCGCTGGGCATGGCCCGCACCTTCCAGAACATCCGTCTGTTCAGCGACATGACCGTGCTGGAGAACGTGATGATCGGCCGTCACTGCCGCACCAAGGCCGGCATCTGGGGCGCCCTGACCCGCAACCCCGCCACCCGTCGCGAAGAGCAGGAATCCATCGACATCTCCTACAGCCTGCTGGAGACCGTGCACCTGCAGGATCTGTGGAACGAAAAGGCCTGCAACCTGGCCTACGGTGCCCAGCGTCGTCTGGAGATCGCCCGCGCCCTGGCCACCGAGCCCCGCATGCTGCTGCTGGACGAACCCGCCGCCGGCATGAACCCGCAGGAGACCAACGAGCTCAAGGATCTGGTGCTCCAGATCCGCGCGGACCGGGATCTTTCCATCCTGCTCATCGAGCACGACATGGGCATGGTCATGTCCCTGTCCGACCACATCTATGTCATGGAATACGGTTCGCGCATCGCTGCCGGCACTCCCGCGGAAGTGCGCAGCAACCCGCGCGTCATTCAGGCCTATCTGGGAGAAAGCGAAGATGCTTGA